The following are encoded together in the Candidatus Liberimonas magnetica genome:
- a CDS encoding glycosyltransferase produces MNILIYDENFHNIYGTVKYILPVVELLSKKHDITLLGDSYFDPNDFKMHYGIALKDVNPQYLDYRHSGINLISHWQHIKKCGQISEITENYDVFINNKYENHWEIKPRAKQNIGLIYFPLNPYHRYLQEEPHKFIKNTLRKLLLSSPKKYDFADQYQQTVTVSDFSKKLVQKFWNFKEVSVIYPWIDIMAENKKTEKKNVICSVLRFRSHYSQHLDRMIDSFKILHKSEAKGWSFHIALGIRHSGNEKIIRYIEHLRSLAQGYPVYFHINLSNERLSDLYGMSKIFWQITGYGSHVDKNPEHFEPFGMPTVEAMNNQCVPVALNEGGQKEIVENNISGFLISNLDEFRQATLLLINKPEVLNAFSKNAYIRSMMFSKERFILQFSKILDKLV; encoded by the coding sequence ATGAACATCCTTATATACGATGAAAACTTTCATAACATTTACGGTACCGTTAAATACATACTGCCGGTTGTTGAGCTTTTATCCAAAAAACATGATATTACCCTATTAGGAGATAGTTATTTCGATCCTAATGATTTCAAGATGCATTATGGCATAGCTTTAAAAGATGTAAACCCGCAATACCTGGATTATAGACATTCCGGCATAAACCTTATCTCGCACTGGCAGCATATCAAAAAATGTGGCCAAATATCTGAAATAACAGAAAATTATGATGTATTTATAAATAACAAGTACGAAAACCATTGGGAAATAAAACCCAGGGCAAAACAAAATATCGGCCTTATTTACTTCCCTCTCAACCCTTACCACAGGTACCTGCAGGAGGAGCCGCATAAATTCATAAAAAATACCTTAAGAAAATTACTCTTAAGCTCGCCTAAAAAATACGACTTTGCAGACCAATACCAACAGACCGTTACAGTAAGCGATTTTAGCAAAAAGTTAGTCCAGAAGTTCTGGAATTTCAAAGAAGTCTCTGTGATATACCCCTGGATAGACATTATGGCGGAAAACAAGAAAACAGAAAAAAAGAATGTTATATGTTCAGTTTTAAGGTTCCGCTCGCATTACTCACAGCACCTGGATAGAATGATAGATAGTTTTAAAATTCTGCACAAGAGCGAAGCAAAAGGCTGGTCTTTTCATATTGCGCTCGGAATTAGGCATAGCGGTAATGAAAAAATAATACGTTATATAGAGCATTTAAGGTCTTTGGCACAGGGGTATCCTGTTTATTTTCATATAAATCTATCCAATGAAAGACTTTCGGACCTGTACGGAATGTCAAAAATATTCTGGCAAATTACAGGGTACGGAAGCCATGTTGATAAAAATCCGGAACATTTCGAACCCTTTGGCATGCCTACGGTTGAAGCTATGAATAATCAGTGCGTCCCTGTTGCTCTAAATGAGGGAGGGCAAAAAGAAATAGTGGAAAACAATATATCCGGATTTCTTATAAGCAACCTGGACGAGTTCAGGCAGGCGACTCTTTTATTGATAAATAAGCCGGAAGTTTTAAATGCTTTTTCTAAAAATGCTTATATTAGGAGTATGATGTTCTCTAAGGAGAGATTTATTTTACAGTTTAGCAAAATTCTGGATAAATTAGTATAA
- a CDS encoding DegT/DnrJ/EryC1/StrS aminotransferase family protein, producing MNEMNIIPHSKPFIGSSEIEQVCKILASGKIAAGTQVSLFEKYFSKFMGLKNAAAVSSGTAALYLALLALKIKNNDEVIIPSYVCTAVLNAVTLSNAKPVFADCNSDDYNISAEDTKKKITTRTKAIIVPHLFGLPADIKTICSFGIPVIEDCAQTLSADCYGKKAGQWGEISIYSFYATKPFTTGEGGMALSNNKKYTEFIIDYINYDEKTDLEPRFNFKMTDFQAGLGIIQLKRLPDFLKMRKIIANKYNKAFSEKGLLLPVSYPEKEHTFFRYVIGNVAKIDKKLSAFQKKGVTVRRPIFMPLHLYLKKKGFINSEKAWNTSISLPIYPQMTNKEIDKVIEIADDIL from the coding sequence ATGAATGAAATGAATATTATTCCTCATTCAAAACCATTTATCGGCAGTTCGGAGATTGAACAAGTATGCAAAATACTTGCTTCCGGGAAAATTGCTGCCGGCACCCAAGTATCTTTGTTTGAAAAATATTTCTCAAAATTTATGGGGCTAAAAAATGCCGCAGCTGTTTCATCCGGAACGGCAGCTCTCTACCTGGCGCTCCTTGCGCTTAAAATAAAAAATAATGACGAAGTAATAATACCGAGTTACGTATGCACTGCGGTATTAAATGCCGTTACCCTCTCAAATGCTAAACCTGTGTTTGCTGATTGCAACAGTGATGATTATAACATATCGGCAGAAGACACTAAAAAAAAGATCACAACAAGGACAAAAGCTATTATAGTTCCGCACTTGTTCGGCTTGCCTGCTGATATTAAAACAATATGTTCTTTTGGCATACCGGTAATTGAAGACTGCGCTCAAACTCTTTCGGCGGATTGTTACGGCAAAAAAGCTGGCCAGTGGGGAGAAATATCGATATATTCATTTTATGCAACAAAACCTTTTACGACAGGTGAAGGCGGGATGGCCCTGTCAAACAATAAGAAATATACTGAATTTATTATCGATTACATCAATTATGATGAAAAAACGGATTTAGAACCAAGGTTTAACTTTAAAATGACTGACTTCCAGGCCGGGCTGGGCATAATCCAGCTTAAACGGTTACCTGATTTTCTTAAAATGCGTAAAATCATAGCAAACAAATACAACAAAGCATTCTCAGAAAAGGGATTACTGCTACCTGTCTCTTATCCGGAAAAAGAACATACTTTTTTCAGGTACGTTATCGGCAATGTAGCTAAGATAGATAAAAAGCTTTCAGCTTTTCAAAAAAAGGGTGTTACGGTGCGAAGACCTATTTTCATGCCTTTACACCTATACTTGAAAAAGAAAGGTTTTATCAATTCCGAAAAAGCCTGGAATACTTCTATATCACTTCCAATCTACCCGCAAATGACAAATAAAGAGATAGATAAAGTAATAGAGATTGCAGACGATATTTTATAG
- a CDS encoding WbqC family protein, giving the protein MIVGIHQPQFMPWLGYLDKILKSDIFVFLDDVQFKKNEWQNRNRIKTAQGPQWLTVPVSFHFPEKITEVKINNETNWKKNHNNAFITNYTKAKYSNDIVMLFSDVYGKDWEYLSELNIQVTLKLMGYLGIKTKTLRSSEMETTGTSTERLVSICRQLEADIYLSGAGGKDYLEENKFSEANIKVIFQEFKHPVYPQCFGEFISNLSAIDLLFNCGPDSRDILIR; this is encoded by the coding sequence ATGATAGTAGGTATTCATCAGCCGCAGTTTATGCCCTGGTTGGGTTATCTGGACAAAATACTTAAGTCCGATATTTTTGTATTCCTTGATGATGTGCAATTTAAGAAAAATGAATGGCAAAACAGGAACCGTATAAAAACCGCTCAAGGGCCTCAATGGCTGACCGTCCCCGTTTCATTCCACTTTCCTGAAAAAATAACAGAAGTAAAGATCAATAACGAAACAAACTGGAAAAAAAATCACAACAATGCTTTTATTACAAATTATACAAAGGCAAAGTATTCTAACGATATTGTAATGCTTTTTTCTGATGTTTATGGAAAAGACTGGGAATATTTATCAGAACTTAACATTCAAGTTACCCTTAAGCTAATGGGATACCTGGGAATAAAAACTAAAACATTACGCTCCTCAGAAATGGAAACCACGGGCACTTCAACAGAAAGGCTGGTGAGCATCTGCCGGCAATTAGAAGCTGACATATATCTATCTGGAGCGGGCGGGAAAGATTACCTTGAGGAAAACAAGTTTTCCGAAGCTAATATCAAGGTTATTTTCCAGGAGTTCAAACATCCTGTTTATCCACAGTGTTTCGGAGAATTCATTTCAAACCTATCGGCCATTGACCTGTTATTCAATTGCGGCCCGGACAGCAGGGATATACTTATTAGATAA
- a CDS encoding PHP domain-containing protein, with product MKRVLALLFILLLLAEVLNAGMQRVSCIIHLHSSFSYDKFLSLAEIAGELHNKNIDVLMLTDHASVHLEYGLWPFENLLKRTYSDNSVIKAGPEKYFLEIKKAEIDNPGLMIIPGVEANVFYYWTGNPFRGKLTLNDWNKHMLIIGLEKPSDYYSLPILANPHYKKFNAILLWPVILIFVGFVLGYKNIFSLFIIVTGMLFLLINYPFTSAEFNQYYGHKGEKPYQNLINYANQKGALTYWAHPEAPNYDNPQNLGPVNAITKKYPESILNTLDYTGFAIYAEGYRAVGQPGGFWDQALLEYCSGKRAKPVWAIGERDYSTDKTILAALFNELWVKDKTKESVMESLKNGNCYTVWKTPDWGLTLDDFYVSNGKDTAVCGQEIQYLGPPRISLSVGSTDNKEHKLSIKLIKNGEILRVFEGATPLKIIYDDTSNFDAGKSYYRLVVEGQTNCHIALNPVFVKK from the coding sequence ATGAAACGTGTGTTGGCACTCCTATTTATACTGCTACTTTTGGCCGAGGTTTTAAATGCCGGGATGCAGAGAGTATCATGTATTATTCATCTACATTCTTCTTTCAGCTACGACAAATTCCTGTCTTTAGCGGAAATAGCAGGTGAACTGCACAATAAAAACATCGACGTATTAATGCTGACCGACCATGCGTCCGTACACCTTGAATACGGGCTATGGCCATTTGAAAATTTGTTAAAAAGAACGTATTCTGATAATTCCGTTATAAAAGCGGGCCCGGAAAAATACTTTTTAGAAATAAAGAAAGCTGAAATTGATAATCCAGGCCTGATGATAATTCCGGGGGTTGAAGCAAATGTATTCTACTACTGGACAGGAAACCCGTTCCGCGGAAAGCTTACCTTAAATGATTGGAATAAGCACATGCTTATAATCGGGCTGGAGAAACCTTCCGATTATTATAGTTTACCCATTCTTGCCAACCCTCATTACAAAAAATTCAATGCTATCCTTTTATGGCCTGTTATCCTGATTTTTGTAGGGTTTGTATTAGGATATAAAAATATATTTTCCTTATTTATTATAGTCACCGGAATGCTGTTTCTATTAATAAACTACCCTTTTACCAGCGCCGAATTTAACCAGTATTACGGGCACAAAGGTGAAAAACCGTATCAAAACCTGATAAACTATGCCAACCAGAAAGGAGCTTTAACCTATTGGGCTCATCCTGAAGCTCCGAATTACGACAATCCTCAAAATCTTGGCCCTGTGAATGCTATTACAAAAAAATACCCGGAAAGCATTTTAAATACCTTGGATTATACCGGCTTTGCCATTTATGCGGAAGGCTATAGGGCTGTCGGCCAGCCTGGAGGCTTCTGGGACCAGGCTTTATTAGAGTATTGCAGTGGAAAAAGGGCAAAGCCTGTCTGGGCTATCGGCGAACGTGATTATAGCACGGATAAAACAATATTAGCTGCGTTATTTAATGAGCTCTGGGTAAAAGACAAAACCAAAGAATCGGTCATGGAGAGCCTTAAAAACGGGAATTGTTATACCGTCTGGAAAACACCCGACTGGGGTTTAACTCTTGATGATTTTTATGTTTCAAACGGGAAAGATACCGCAGTCTGCGGGCAGGAAATACAATATCTCGGCCCGCCAAGGATAAGTTTATCCGTAGGCTCGACAGACAACAAAGAACATAAACTCAGCATTAAGCTGATAAAAAACGGAGAAATACTGAGGGTGTTCGAAGGCGCCACACCCCTGAAAATAATCTACGATGATACGTCAAATTTTGATGCGGGAAAAAGTTATTACCGGCTTGTCGTTGAAGGCCAGACAAATTGCCATATAGCGCTCAACCCCGTTTTCGTTAAAAAGTGA